From Juglans regia cultivar Chandler chromosome 9, Walnut 2.0, whole genome shotgun sequence:
CTGGGTATTGGTTACAGTTTCAGTTTTTGTTCATTTCAGCTTTATTCTGggactaaaatttgaaaaggggTTGGTGGGGGGTGACAATTTCATCATAATCACAATCTTGAATCTTATAGACCATGTTTCCGTTGTACAACGGATGCATTCTATGGAAGCTGTGCTCGGTTTTCGACAAAAAATCTGCGGTTGATAAaagcttttatttttggatCTTCCAGATATTTAATAGGTACAGTTTAGGCACATAGCAAGAAGTTGAAATTTGGGTGCCCAAGTTTTCTAGCTTTGCAATCTGTTCTGTTCGTTCCGTGGCTGTTTTTAGGGAAATATATAGTCTAGACGAGGGTGTAAGATATGGGAGGGGCAACACTGCCACCGGGATTTCGTTTCCACCCAACCGATGAGGAATTGGTGGGTTATTACCTGAAGAGAAAAGTGGAGAGGCTTCCAATTGAGCTCGAAGTTATTCCAGTAGTGGATTTGTACAAATGCGATCCCTGGGAGTTGCCAGGTACTCTTCAGATCAgcatttttttgaattttgctACACTTCAGCGTTTGTTATAATCTTGATTTCCATttgaatttttatcatctttagcGAGAGTTTGCAAGTATTGGAAAGTGAATATCAGATCATTCAAAGATGAATTTCTGTGTGTTGGTTTCAATTAAAACTTAGACTTGTGTTAGGGATTGTTGATAAGTCATGGATGATGGGCCAATGCAAAATCAGACTGTACATTGGTGTTCTAGACGTTTGGCAGAGTAGCGAGTGTTTGTGGTTTTAGTCATAGATTTTGTGAATTGAGTTTTATGCCAATGTGAACAGAGAATACTTTAGATTtggaaagtaatttttttttttctttttatctattTGATTgttctatcattattctttttgcTAAAGCCCGTTATGAGATTTCTTTTTTCCGTGGGGCCTTCAAATTGTATGTTTTAAAACAGTTCAATTTGCAGTTCTTTATTCCCAAAGAATAGAAAGGGAAAATACTGCAAGAAAAGCTTTCCTTCAAGTTGTTTTCATCaagattttcatttaaagttTATTGTTGGggagattttcaagaaaactgATCTCTAAGCGGCAAATTGCAGAGAAATCATTTCTTCCTATACGAGATATGGAATGGTTCTTCTTCTGTCCCCGGGATAGAAAGTACCCAAATGGCACACGAACAAATAGAGCTACCAAATCTGGATACTGGAAAGCCACTGGAAAAGATAAGAAGGTTGTCTGTCAGACTAATGTGATGGGGTATCGCAAGACCCTAGTTTTCTATCGTGGACGGGCTCCTTTAGGCGATCGAACAGACTGGGTAATGCATGAGTACCGCCTTTGTGATGATCTCTGGCAGGAATCACCGAGTTTCCAGGTAAATTCAACCGTCTCATATAATGGATTGACTTTACATTTGCCTCAAGTTTGTTTGTAAAGCTTTGGTGCTTGGTTGCCTTGTATAGACTGGGAGACCGATATTGTATTTGGTTATTTCTCTATAGGGAGCTTTTGCTTTGTGCCGTGTTGTTAAGAAGAATGAGCACACACTGAAGATGAATGATCATGGAGAGCCAAAAGCTAAGAGGGCAGGGAGCAGTTTGAGTAATGGGGATCACACCTCCATGACAATTCCAAACGTGCCCATAAGCATTCCCAATGAAATTCTCTCTCGAGCAAGTTACCCATGCAATGAGAGTCAGTATTCTAGCCCTATCACTTCTCCTTATGAAGTTCTTCCTATGGCAGAGTCTGAGCCTGCTTTGATGAAGACAAGTCCCACAAATTTCTGGGTCCCACCAGAGCTAATTCTTGATTCTTCTAAGGTATTAAATTGAGTTGTTAAGGAACTTCAGTCAgctatttttagattttttactcTTACTTGAAAGATATAACCTTGGCTTACTGCAGGACTACCCACAAGTACAAGAAGCTGCATCTGAATACCCACAGTACCAGAATCCAAGCTCGTCAACTTCTTGGCCACCATACGAACATGCAGAAATCGCATCAAGTTCATCGTATTCAAATTTCAACGGGGAAGTCGAAGTTTCTGATGATTTGACCGGATATGGCTGTATGTTTCCTTACTCTGGGCATGCAAACTACATGGGCCTTTTTGGAAGTGAGGATGTAACATGTGAAGGTTATGACCAGAGCGGTTCACTAATCTACCCACATCTCTTCtgaaaagggaagaaagatCATAGTAGCTCCTTTTTCAATTCAAGATTGGAATCTTGGGACCAAGGTCCTATTTGTAGGCAAGCATGTCAAGATGGGAATTTGGGGGAACATCGTGGTCTATGGTTGCAGGAGGTGCAGCAACTTGGTGCTCGTGATATAGGTGCCTATTTTAGGGTGGGATCGATCAACTATGAGTACCTTGCATTTGGTATTATCTAGAACAGGCCTCCGAGACAACGCCTTTTAATGTTGATTCTTGGAATCTAAAATAATGACCATAAAC
This genomic window contains:
- the LOC109007407 gene encoding NAC domain-containing protein 71-like — encoded protein: MGGATLPPGFRFHPTDEELVGYYLKRKVERLPIELEVIPVVDLYKCDPWELPEKSFLPIRDMEWFFFCPRDRKYPNGTRTNRATKSGYWKATGKDKKVVCQTNVMGYRKTLVFYRGRAPLGDRTDWVMHEYRLCDDLWQESPSFQGAFALCRVVKKNEHTLKMNDHGEPKAKRAGSSLSNGDHTSMTIPNVPISIPNEILSRASYPCNESQYSSPITSPYEVLPMAESEPALMKTSPTNFWVPPELILDSSKDYPQVQEAASEYPQYQNPSSSTSWPPYEHAEIASSSSYSNFNGEVEVSDDLTGYGCMFPYSGHANYMGLFGSEDVTCEGYDQSGSLIYPHLF